CCCGGAACGGCGAATATCGTTTGCCGGCGGCTCCAGCGCCGGCCAGTCCGGGCGTGGTGAGGTGCGGTGCTGGTCTGCTCATGCTTTGCTGTCTCCGACCGGACGCTACGGAGCGTCATCGCGTCGGGCGCCTATGACGCTGACGAGATCGGTGCGAGGTGTGACGCCGGCACGGGATGCGGCGGCTGTCTCGAGGAGATCGACGAGCTGCTCGACGAGGCGATGCCGCGTCGGCGGCGTCCGGTTGCCAGATCAGCCTAGTGACCCACCGGGGCCTCCTGGGACGTGATCTCGGTGGCCCGGAGTGGATCTCCGTCGCCGGCCGCGGGGCCTCCCGCACCGCTCGCGCGGCTGGAGCGCGAGTTGGTCGGGTCAGTCCGCCATGCCGGTGACGGCATCGCCGCCGGATGTCGGCCGAGCCGTCCCGGGGGCGGCTTCGGGTGACCCTCGCGGAGGTAACCGGCGGTGCGTGGCGACGAACAGATCGTCGAGAGCCTGAACGCTGTTCTGACGAATGAGCTGACAGCGGTCAACCAGTACTTCCTGCATTCGAGGATGCAGCGTAACTGGGGCTACAAGTACATCTCGGAGCACTACTACCACGAGTCGATCGATGAGATGAAGCACGCGGACAGGATCATTCACCGTGTGCTCTACCTGGGCGGACTGCCCAACCTTCAGCGGCTGCACACACTGCGCATCGGTGAGACCGTGCCCGAGCAGCTCGAGCTCGACCGCACCCACGAGACGAACGCCGTCGACACGCTGCGCGAGGCGATCGTGCTGAGCCGGACGAAGAACGACATCGGCTCGGCCGTGCTCCTGGAGGAGATCCTCACCTCTGAGGAGGAGCACATCGACTGGCTCGACTCCCAGCTCGAGCTCATCTCCCAGCTCGGCGCGCCCGAGTACCTCTCCCAGCAGATCCGCGAGGACTGAGCCGCCCGCCAGCGGCGGACATCCGTTGTCCGCGGGCGCACCGTCCGGCTCCCGGCGGAGCCGGACGGTGACGGTCGGGTCGCGGGGCGCGAAGCGCGAACGGCGGCGATACGCCACAATGCCCCGGACCACACCCGAGTGCGTCCGTGGCGGCGGCCGCGCCGGGTAGGCCACCTGGATCGAGGACGGCGAGATTGAGCGACAAGGGCGCAGCCCGGCCGGCGGAGAGCGAAGGGGCGCGGACCGTGCCCGGCCCCCGGGATGACGATCATTCGGGTGGCACGGCGGCCCCCGGACCCGCCCCGTCGGCCGACGGGGCCGTGCCCGCCGACGGCGTAGTGCCTGCCGATGAGGCCATGCCCGCCGATGAGGCGGCGCCCGACAACGCGGCGCCCGGCCGGTCCGACGTGCGCGGGCTCGGGGCGGGTGAGCCCTCATCCGGGGAGTCGGCCTCGGCGGGGCTCGACGGAACCGGCGGGGGCGGGGGGAGCGGCGGGGGCGGGGGCCGCGCGCGGCGGCCGCGGATTCTCTACGTGTTCGCGGGCCTGGCGGTGCTCTGGCTGCTGCTGGGCATGTTCGGCGGCCAGTACCAGGCCAGGCTCGCCGAGGTGCAGAAGAACGACAACGCCGCGTTCCTGCCCGGGTCGGCCGAGTCGACCCGGGTGGCCGACGAGTCCGAGAAGTTCCGGTCCGTCCAGACACTGCCGGGATTCATCGTCTACCAGCGTGAGGGCGGCCTGACCACCGCCGACAAGGCGAAGATCGCCGCGGACGCCGAGGCGTTCCGCGCCGTCCCGGGCGTCGACCCGGACCAGTCCGCCGCTCCGCAGTTCTCCGTGGACGGTACCGCCGCCAACGTCGCCGTCCCGCTCGTCGGCAAGAAGGGCGACGTCGAGGTCACCGGCGACGAGCTGGTCGACGTCGAGAACGCGGTCGTCGACATCGCGAAGAAGGACGTCCCCGCCGGCCTGGCCGTGCACAGCGCGGGGCCCGGTGGCCTGCTGGTGGCCTTCATCGAGGCGTTCGAGGGTATCGACGGCGTACTGCTGCTCGCCGCCGGCCTGGTCGTGATCGTGATCCTGCTCGTGGTCTACCGCAGCCCGGTGCTGTGGTTCTTCCCGCTCTTCAGCTCGGTGCTGGCCCTCGGCGTCTCAGTACTGATCATCTACCCGCTGGCCAAGCACGACGTGCTCACGCTCAACGGACAGAGCCAGGGCATCCTGTTCGTCCTGGTGAT
This genomic stretch from Parafrankia discariae harbors:
- a CDS encoding (2Fe-2S)-binding protein, with product MLVCSCFAVSDRTLRSVIASGAYDADEIGARCDAGTGCGGCLEEIDELLDEAMPRRRRPVARSA
- the bfr gene encoding bacterioferritin gives rise to the protein MRGDEQIVESLNAVLTNELTAVNQYFLHSRMQRNWGYKYISEHYYHESIDEMKHADRIIHRVLYLGGLPNLQRLHTLRIGETVPEQLELDRTHETNAVDTLREAIVLSRTKNDIGSAVLLEEILTSEEEHIDWLDSQLELISQLGAPEYLSQQIRED